In Stigmatopora nigra isolate UIUO_SnigA chromosome 21, RoL_Snig_1.1, whole genome shotgun sequence, the genomic stretch ATGCTGTCATCtaacaaaagaaatgtattgGCCTGAAAAAACATTGCGACGAGATTTAGTTTGAAAAGTGGTGAGCAAGTGCTGCCACCTACTGCTCATTTGGAACATTACACATTGACAGGAGGAGTTGTACAATGTCACGTTAGACGCAAACTCTTCCTTTGTAGATATGAAACCTGAGAATGATTTCATGAAAAACGCTTGCGAATCTGTCATCgaagaacaaaaagaaggaaaaacgaCAGACGCCCCGCCCACTGAGTAACTCAACAAAGTACGATTGCAACATTGTTTGCTGGTTATAAAGGTAAGAatcttttttagtcatttaatgTGTGGAtatatttaattgtattcaaGTAAGAGGCAACGAAAAGACGTGGAAACGTCAGAGCTAGTTGAATTTTAACGGTTTCTTCTCGGAACTTATCGACATTTTCCACTTTGtgaaaacaaagatggcattgtttaggcattttatgttttttattgatcGCTCGCTAACTATCCACCCTAAGTGTCATtcaaatgatatatatttttcttatataacATTTATTTCCGCCTTGTCTTTATATGAGCTACCGAATTAGCTTGGCTAACGCTGTGACGTTGCGTTTGTTATTGTGAGGCAGGAGTGGGCGTGGCGTCCGACGCCACTGTGTAGCCAGCCAAGCTAGTTTAGCAGTTAGCACTGCTCGCACAACTCAATCAGGCTAGTCTGTGAGTACAAAAATACTTCATATGTTGTACAGATCGTGGCTTTAGAGCGATGAATTAGCACCGCTATTCAATTTGATTAGATGTCTATTGCTATCAATGATTGTCACGTTtatcaacaaataataataataaaaaaaacatgaaagccGTTTGAACATGAGAAAAGTTACTGATTCGTTCCTTGGATATGAGTcttaagtagtagtagtgtgacAACAAATACTGCCTGGTCAgagtataaacacatttttaaaggagGTATTTTCTATCACTGTTATTATAATCCAATAACTTTAACTACTTTATTACAGAAAGTAACAggttgctattaaaaaaatacactagtGTCAATGTAAACTAAGTGGTTGCCTTTGGAATTGGACCTCTTTTGGTTTCCATCCCTTCAAAGAACACATGTTGAGATTTAacatgttaacaaaaaaaaaagaaaatattaattgaGTTGTATCCGATGCAAATGTGAATGTATTTGAATGATCTCAAAGTAATGTTTCTATCATAAAGGTGGAAAATGTTGGCAACCTCTAGTTTGCTTTGGCTAtttcaaagacatttttatttttatgatgttTTTAGTGACTCATATTAGCATCGCAAAAGAGGAAGTAGGAAATGATTGACTGTGTTTGTTTTATACCTTCAGCTGGGCCTCCTGAAACCATGAGGATTTTCGCATAGGTATGTTCCTTTTTCACTATCAACAAAAGCTGGAGACATACttatcttgtttttcttttttgttgttgttgtcttgtcCGTATCTTGTCGAAACCAAGACTGGCGTGATTCAAAGAAGCCCGTGATGTGCTGAGTCACCCATTTTCATTATCGTCATTGTGGTCTCTACAACAAAAAAGAgcaataagatgtctgcctccGAGCCGACGTCCGACCCGGCGGAGGCTTCCGATTCCCCACCGGACGTCAAGGAAGACCTCGTGACCACGGAGACCGCGGGGTCCCAGGCTGCGGGTCCGCACTGCGACGGCGGCCCCCGGGCCGCGTGTGAGCAAGGGGCGGAGCCGACTGAAGATGAAAAGGGACCCACGCGGGGCGGCGCTGAACAAGAGGAGCAAGCAGGTTAGGGTCAAAGGGCAAATAATCCCCATCAAAAGGAATGAAGGATGACAAGTTTTGGTATCCTcgcagaagctgaagtggagacCATGGAGAGCTCCTCGCCGGCGACGGCGGACAATTCCGATGAACTGCGAGAGTCCGGCGACTCCGCGTCCTTTTGCCTTCCCGGTCCGGCCAACCTTTCCCAGTCGGTGACCACCGCTGAAAGCTCAAAGGAGGGAGACGACGACGTCTTGTCCTCGTCTTATTCCGTCTTGGGGGCGGAGGGATGCTCCTCGCTGGTCAACGAGGCGCCCGCTTCAAAGGACAACGAGTTGGCAGGTCAAGGTTGGCCCTAAACAATACCCGTGACGGAGGTCCGGCTTCTGATGGCGTTTGTCCTCCCGTCCAATAGAGAGCTCGGCGACGGCCGGAGACGCCGGGATGGCTCCGATGGTGCCAGAGTATTACCTGGTCAAGTGGATCACCTGGAAGGGCAAAAAGACGCCCATCATCACGCAGAGTGACAACGGACCCTGCCCCCTGCTGGCCATCATGAACATCCTCTTCCTACGCTGGAAGGTATGACGCCGCCGGCGTTTGCCGTACGCAAACAAAGCGTGTCTTTAGCGACACGTGTGTTCAGGCAAAGCTTCCCGCTCAGACTGAAGTGGTCACTACGGAGGAATTGATGACTCACCTGGGTAAGCTGCCGCCTGTGATGCCATTGGCCGATGTGCTCTCATCTGATGCGGCGCTTGACTTTTGCGCGCAGGCGAGTGCGTGCTGTCGGTGGCGCCCAGAGAAAAGACAACCGGGATGCAGCTCAACTTCCAACAGGTACCTTTTCACTAGGATTATAAAATGGGAATAACACTTGCCCAACCGGGGCATTTTATCTTCAATGATCTGACGTCCCAAGTATCCGCCGGCCCTATCAAAAGACAAGTTTCAATGGTTAACAAGACAACAATGTGTCCATTTTCTTGTATGTTCACTTTTTACACCCGTCTCTCAGAACATGAGCGACGCCATGGCGGTGTTACCCAAACTGACCACGGGCCTGGACGTCAACGTCCGCTTCACGGGCGTGACGGATTTCGAGTACACGCCCGAGTGCATCGTCTTCGACCTGCTGGACATCCCGCTCTACCACGGTTGGCTAGTCGACCCACAGGTGAGACGCCGCCTCGACCCGCGGCCTCCGGAAGATTGAGCGCACGCGCACGTGGCTTTTCAGAGTCCGGAGATGGTGGCCGCCGTGGGCAAGCTCAGCTACAACCAGCTGGTGGAGAAGATCATCGACTTCAAACACTCGGCCGACAGCGTTCAAGTCAGTGAAGGTAAAGGTATTTAAGCGGACGAGACGCCTACCTGGTATGGCAGTGACGGAGCCTCACCTGGCGCCGCAGGTCTGGCGGCGGAACACTTTTTGGAAACCACGGCCACTCAGCTTTCCTACCACGGCCTGTGCGAGCTCAACACGGCGGCCAAGGAAGGAGAGATTTGCGTCTTCTTCCGGAATAATCACTTCAACACCATGATCAAAAACAAGGTGGAGACGGCCACATTTCATTGACATTAGGACAAAAGTCACGGCTcatttgatgacattttttttttttcatcttaggGCCACTTGTACCTGCTAGTGACGGACCAGGGCTTCCTGTGCGAAGACGGCCTGGTGTGGGAGTCCCTGCACAACGTGGAAGGCGACGGAGACTTCTGCGACGCCAACTTTCGCCTGTGCCACCCCCCTCAGAGGCAGACGGGGTCCTCCGGGGGCCCCTCGCCGCCCGGCGACCAACGCCAGCGGCGGCAGATCGACCAGGTAGCTCCGCGGCCCGTGGACTTGGCCGTGGTGAGACGGGACTACCTCTCGCGTGTGCGTCAGGACTACTTGGTGGCGGTCTCCTTGCAGCGGGGGAGCGGGATGGAGTCCGCCGGGACCCTCAGCGACCTGGAATTGGCCCGACAGCTGCAACAAGAAGAATaccaacaacagcaacaagGGGCGCAGCAGGCAGCCACGCAGGTCAATTGATTTGTTTGCCTGGCATTTGCACGTTGGTGTTCCAATCCcatctttgtgtgtttttgtaggTCAGAGGTCAGGGGTCGCAGTCGAGCGCGGCCAGGAGAAGAGAAAAAGACTCCGACTGCGTCATCCTCTAACCCGTCCGTCCCTTAAACGCGCCAAAAGCTTTTTgacttttgtttggattttgtggaagggagggagggaggtccAAGGGTCCTAAtaggctccccccccccccccacccactcTTGCCCACTAATCCTAAAGCCGTTGCGCCAGTCTTTCTCCGTTCTTGGCTGGGCTTTTTATTTATACTAAAATAAAGATGTTAAATAAGCACTTTACCAGTTTTGATGTTCAAACttcaaatttgttaaaaaaaatggaaaaatgcaacattattttgctttctcaagaaaaaaaactttcatttggactttctgtcaatcaaaacaaacggaaataaagaaaaaatatagaaacaTGTATTTCTATTCAGGGGAGTCTGTTGGTCACTTGTTTTAGGGTcacaatggcattttttttcctccaaaaagcgAGCCGGAATCTGGCCGTTAGcgtgttgacatttttattgtcAGTCCGCGTAGGAAAATAGAGCCATAATGTCAGCTTTCTCTTGACcagcaaaacaaaaatcaaaaggaGCCACGAGGAAAGGGAAGCAAAGGTGCCTTTTGATGATTATTGTCAACTTTTGTGGTTTTGTACAAGTCGGGGGAAAACGtcgagggaggggagggggggcaaAGTATTAAAGTGCCAACAAGAaacaacacaaatacacacaaaaccaTGCAGGgcacaaaaaagaaaactcaCGGGACGATATCAGCTACAATGCCTGGGCGCAGCGACAAGATGGCGTCACACGCACACAACAGAATTTGCTACAACAGTCAAAAGTCACTTCCTTTCTCAAAGTGCAAGACGACGCAAAGGCGTTACCCGATTCCCGATCTTGGCGTCTTTTGATTTGGCCGACCGGGACCAAATATAAAaaccaaagattttttttttcttcttctccaacACGGCCAGACTGGCACGAGCGATGCCACGCTAGTGCAAACAAACAAGCGCTAACAGGCCAACCACGTATTTTACTGCATGAGAACATTTGACGGAGGTGGCGCCGGCTTTTGGGGTCAATGTCGTCGCGGCCTTTGGCGCGAGGGGTCGGCGGGTGGCGTGATTGGACGACGCCCACGTACACACAAAGACTGACGCCAAAGGACAAAGAAGCACGTGGGGCTtgagaggtcagaggtcagcGCAAAGAACCGGCGGCGGGTTCCGACCCGTACAAAGTCCGTATGGATGGTGGGATGGATGGGGGGAGACGGGGGAAAGACGGGGGGCCACAGTGTTAAGTTTAGTGCAATGGGAGCTCAGGTTTGTGTCAggtttcattcatcttcctgaTTTGTTATCAGGGATTTCCACCTGAGGGCGGGTTTTCAATCCAAATAAAAAGGGGGAGGCGGCCTCTAGGGGTTCTCCTCCTCTTTTGTGATCAGAGAAGAAGAGGGTCTGACGTCCAATTCGCCACGCTCGACTTGCATTCTGGGAGCTGTCAGAggagggttgttgttgttgttgttattgttgttattgttgttgggtCGGGGCGCCTTCTGGATGACCTCCACCATGGGTGTGCGACCGGACGCCGCCAGCTCCCAGCCGGCGTTGGTGGCGCTCTGAAAGAGCAGCAGCGGGCGGGCTCTGCGCTCAGGCTCGGGAGGGGCGGCGCCGTCGCACAGGCCCCGCCGCATCCCGGTGGCGTCCGGCAGCGTACTCAGGAGGAGGCCCGGCGGCTCCTGGATCAGCAACTCCAGCACCGGCGGCTGCGAGGCCGACGAAGACGGGGACGCTTTCTGGATGACGCCGCCCGTCACCGAGGTGATTACGGGGCCGTGGTGCGGCGGCGTGGGCAAGGGCTGAGGGGGCGGCGGGGCGGCCGCGGGGGAAGCATCGTCCGGCCGGGGTTTCCTAGGCCTTCCGCGTTTACGCTTGACCGGAGGACCCGGCGGGGCGCCCGCGGACGTGCCCGCCGTGACCTCCAGGGGACGCTTGTTGATGATGCCCTCTGGCGCTTTGTGGAGCAccgacggtggcggcggcggcggcgctttcTCCCGTTCGTATGACAAACAGCCCTGGGGGACGATGACCAGGGGGAGGGGTCCGCCCTGGCGTTGGGGCAGCGTTGCCATGGCGATCACCTTCACGCCGCTGCCGGTGGTAGCGCCCGTTCCCGAGGCGCCGCCCGTGCAAGAAGCGTCCCTGTGTGCCAAAGAGGGCGGCGACGAGCGAACCGAGAGCGCGCTGCTCTTATCTGGGAGGGAACAGCGGGGGAGAATTCGCGGAAGCTGTTTCATGTACGCTTCcacctgaaaaacaaacaaacaaacagtcaaGTGAGTTGGCACGAAAAGACCCTTCCAGTTACAAACGACGTTACCGCGGGCCGTAGAGAGGAGACGGCGGGAGAGGGAGGGGCGTCCAGCGACTGGGGTTTGGACACGGCCACCATCTTGTCGGCCGCCGGCTTTGACGAGGAGGCGGAGTCCCCGAAGTCCCGCTGTGGGGACAGAGAGAGGTGAGACACCGAGTGAGCACGGCATTCATATGGGGTTGGTACCTTTGAGTCTGCGGGGGCGTCGCCCTCACATTTGGCCACCAGCGGACTCTTCTTGATGACCTTATGAGGCTTGGCGGGACCTCCTGAAACACGCAAACGGGGGGGGTCACGGGCCACACGTTTGGGGCGGGGACTCAAAAGGCGCTTACCCGCCAGCGCCGCCGACGCCACCAGCTCGGCTTGGCTGCAGCGGGGGTTGACGATGTGCTCCTGGATGAGGTAGCGAGCAATTTCCACCACCGTGTCAAAGGAACGTTTGAGGATTTTCTGCGCCCAATCGCAGATCAGCTCGCACGCCGCTTCCATCACTTCTTGCTTGTACGTCTGCACCAACTCTGTCAACTCCGCCTGCCCACGATGAGACGGAATCAAGATCAAGTGTTACATGGCAAATCTGACCCCAAAAAACAAGCCCTGCCCCACATATTGAACAACCTGTACATGTCAAGATTTTTAATGTTATGAACAGATACGGCATATACTATTGTCAATACAGAACACACGCGAGTCAAAGTGGGTGTACATACCGGGTCATTCTTGAGATCCAGTTTGGGCAGAAGTGGCATGTTGAGTACGGTCTTTCTCCTGATTCCGCTGTAACAGTACGTGCCCGCTAAGTGGTTAAGAAAAAGACAACTCTCCACACGCTAAGCGCACGCTAACTAATGCCACGGCGCATCCACTGCAAGTCAGGATATTTGGACTGCCCTCTGCCCCCGAGGCGGCGCGCTTTGATGTTGGGGAAAATGTCCCGGATGACTTTGCCAAAGTTGGCGGCGCTCAGCGGGCGCTGCTGCAGGTTGTCGCAGTAACGCCTGAAAAGGGCTCAAAAAGCTCAGATGGTGCGGGCGGCCATTACGTCACGCGGGCAGGCGCTGGCTTACTTGTACGTTTCGTAGACGTCTTGCTTGAGTAGGCAAGTGTCCGAGTGCTCCTCCAGGTGGCTGCGGATCCAATTGCAGGTGAGCAGTTGCTCGCAGGTGTTGAACCAGGCGTCGCCGCTGCGCAAATGCACACTTCAATTCCATTGGTAATTCATCATTTCAAGGGCGGACAGATTTTTTAAGGCGCACCGGCAACTGACCTCTTGTCGCCAGGGGGCGGGGCAGAAGTCGCGTCGGCGGCCAACCTCTTCTCGCCGGCGCCCAGGCCCGACGGCAGCTGGAGGTACAGGTAGAGTTTGTCGTTGTCGGAGAAGCGCTGAACATCTTGCTGTCGGACCCAAACGGGAGGTGACGTCATTGACGGCCATTTTGATTTCTATTTGCTGCCAATTGCCATCCTCACCAGAATCTGGTCCACTTTGCTCTGAACGCTCTTCCTGCGACAAAAGAGGAAAGAGAAATGACGTGGCTACTAATGACTAGAAAATGACTAGACTTACGAGATGTTGGTCTTGAGCTTCAGCAACAGCGCGCTAGGCTCGGCGTCGCCGTCGCTCGCGTCTCCCTCCTCGCCGCCGGACGCCCGCCGCCCCCGCCGCTCCTCCGACATGGCCACCTGCTAAGTGGCCCGAGCCACCGACATCTGGGTACGCGTCGGGTCAAAATTAGTCAAATGGATCAGTCAGTGTGATTGGAAGTAGTTTTCCGTCTATCCGTGtacctacaactgactggcgaccagtctagggtgtacaAAAAGTCAAACTGATTGGTCGCCAGGCAATGTCTAATCAAAAATAGTTCTagaaactggttgccagtcagtgtCGGGGCACAAATAGTCAAACTAATTGGTCACTGGCCAATAACAGGGCACGGAGAAATGTATCCATTGATAACAGTTCAACTCAGGGGTAATAAGGTCAAATGGACAGGTTACTATCTGATTTAAAGACACAGTTAGTTAGCATCATTGGTCGCCACACTAAGAGGAGACTGAGGGGAATAAATGACAAACAAGCATTCCCAATTCTTATTAAAATGAGGTCCTGTCTGTGTCGGTCGCGGAAGAGCGACAAGGCGGGTTCCGCTTACCCGTTAGCCGGTCGACCGCCATGTGTCACTTTCTATTGAGCCAGTTAGCCATGGGCTAATCAGCCAGCCGTCACGTCACGCTAAACTCGCAGGCAGCACGAGGAACACCCTTACAATCCCAAATGTCAAACCGACACATTCGCAAACACAATGACGACCAACTACTGCGTTTTGATACAgacaagggcaaaaaaaaaatcccgtcAGTGCCGAGCTAACTAGCCTAGCTTGTAGCTATCAAATAGCGAGACCTAGCAAGCGACGAAACGTGCCAAACCCTGCCTTTGGGACGTCATTTGACTTGGGAATAATTTTACGAACACGGACCGTTATTTGTGTTGGTAAATTGCCAAGCAACGTTCTGGCTAGCGTCCGaggtatcatttttaaaaagaaaaggaaagtacCTGAGCCGAGATACAGCAAAAAAGAcctcagatttttttgtgattggaCAACTCGGTCATGTCTGCCTGACTACAAAGAGCGCCTTCGTTCCCATTGGTTGAAAGACGCTAACCTGCCCAGACACCGTAAACTGGCAGCATCTCATTGGATAACCTTCTAAATTTATCGGGTGGCCATTATCTGGATTGGGTGACGTCGTCTCGTCTGCCCAGTTACGAGACAGATGATCGAGTCGCGCCAATTCAGCGTGTCAACAACCTGTCACGTCATAACAATAGCGTAGTCACAAATAGTTCTAGTCATCGCAGGAAGGGATATACTAACATATTAATATCCACTATAAATGATAGTGACATTTGATtgaacacatttatttaaatgatacAAAAGCGGCAAAAAAAGAGGTTTGACGAGAACCGAAAGCGCGTCTCCGCCAAGTGTTCATTCGAAGCCACtgcaaacaaaaagaacaaaaaaatggggtcATCATAAGCAAGTGGGGCTGCTTTTGTTTGACCTCAGGAAGAAGAGCTCATGAACTTTAACCCTCACCTGACCAAGTGAGCGATGTCCCAACTAGTTTCGGAAGACAACGGGCCCACAATCTCCACGCCGTCCTCCGTTACCACGGCAATTTCGTACTGAAACAACAAACATTGGACGTCTAATCTGTTTGGACAATGTGTGTTTTATGTCGAAAGACTATCAATCCACTTGTCACCTGTTTGACACTCGTGTGGAAACAAAAAGTAGTAAATACATTTGAACTCACTCTGTTATAGGACCGCGCGTCTCTGTAGTAAAGAACTTTAAGGCAGCGGTCAATCAGCTGGCGAGCTTCGTCTTTGCTCAACTCCGGCTTGTTCTCCAGGGCATCCCGCATTAGCGgctgtgtacacacatgcaaatGGTCACACTAAGCTCGCCCAGACCGGCGGAGGGGAGTCACCCACCTGAGCCAAGTAGGCGCCAAAGCCGGTGGCCACTGAGGGCGCCTCGTAGGCTACGCCCAGTTTGTCCACGTAACCCAGgaaactacaacaacaaaatctaaaatgttagcttttaaaggaaaaaaagtctgaaaactATTGACCAAGGGTGCACTTAAAATtagtaattaattaaaaaaaacattctattgGGAAAATTCATATCCAATACATACTTTTCTGTATATCTTAAGATGTCTACCTTAGGACTGAACTAATCAATACTACTTTCATGTACTTATGCTCCGTTTGTCAGACCTTTGTCCGTGGTAGAATCCGCCGATGACGACAGTGTTCCACAGCGGATTCATCTTACAGCGGCGGTTGTACATGACCCTGGTGAGCCACGAGTGCATGGCCTTGGGGCTGTAGTTGTGCCCGTCACCCACCAGCTCCTCGTCAATGCTGTCAAAAAGCCGCTCCATTTTCATTCCGCTCCTTCATTTCAAGCTTTCCCAAccaaggacggacggacggacggacacttACACCATCTGTTCGATGACATGTTTGAGGTACTGGTAGTCAGCGTAGTCGCCAGAAGCGCCCAAGATGGTGCTATTGTTCACCTGAAACGCACATCGGACATTCAAAATGAGGAATCCCATTACATTTAAATCACCGACTGCCAGCCAAAGACGTTTTTTTCCGTTTGACACCGACAGGCAAGTATTCCATTTGACATTGTTGAGAATGAATTTGACTATTTCTGCACTGACTTAAACTGTCTACCAAAATGCTTGTTTCAATGTAGATTTtccggtcaaaatggattggacgcctttgACCGTCAATGGCACGAAAGGCGAAAAGGCATCACCTTCATCAATCTGGAGACGTTCCGGAATCTGGCCAAGGAGCCGTATGAACCCAACATGTCGGCCGCCATGATGACGCCACCCGTGAATTTGACGGCCAGCACCGACGTTCCCGTCACCATAGGGGTCCTGCAACcaacattttaatgttattcaaTTAAAGTGCCTCATGTCTGATATTTGAGTCCATAATTGCACATAACGCATGTCTTAAACCATTTCTGCCACAATGTTTAACGCTAACCCTTCAATGTTCGAGCAACAACTAAATGACAGCGGGCTAAAGTTAGCTTAATAAATGAATCAACAAATAGAAGTTGAAGAACAATTGCACACAAAATGGGAGAAGGCGTCTTTGACAACAATTAGCATAGCAACATTAGCACGACGATGATACAGCAGCGGCGCTCGAAGGGAGAGTAAACACCCTTAATTGGAAATGCActtaaataataagaaaatagaAGCTAGGTACTCACAATGTGTGTCGAATTGGACCAAGGGCCGAACTTGGACCGACGCCCGGGAACGAATAAAATTCTCCCGGTTTGGGGCCATTCTCCCAGAAGTTTAGCTTGAAGCCGCTGGCTGCCATCTTGGGAAGTATTTAGGGGGAAGTGACGTTTGACTGGACGAGCTTGTTGAAGTTGGATTTGATCGCCGTCTTGTGTTACAATTGAGCAACTAcacgtggattttttttttatcactactATTGAAGACGACAAATAAGGACTTGGTAGTTTCGGAACAAATACACTACAAAAGATGAAATAATAGCCTAACAAAAACTTCAGTTCTACATGTTTATTAGAAACAGAGGACGAAAATGACTGTAAGCCATAGTCAAcggcaacaaaacaaaatagcaGTTCTACCTTCCGGCTCCGGTGCCGTCCCAAAATCTGTGAAAATACAAGGTGGTAAAAAGAGGTATGCAGGAAGACAGAGAGCTTCCTCTATGCGTGTAACTGCCACAACAATGCATCACAAATCCTGCTTGTCTCACTACGTACTGTACACTTTCTCATAAAGCTGCACGTAGTCAAATAAAACATGTCATTAACATATTGTTAGAAATACTAACAACCACATTTGCTTCTTTAGTATGGTCAAAGCAGGGTCACCATGACAAATACATTAAGAAAAAGTCTGCACGTTAGTccgggaaacaaaacaaaaaaaagtttaaaaataacacGACTCGTATGAATGTAGACCGTATGTAGGTCTTTAAATAATGTACTGTAGTATGCTGTTTCTATTCTCAATGAATTGAGAACAACTTTTGCAGACAACGTGCGCGAGTGTGCCCCGACACCACCAAATTCAACAGTCACTGATCCGATATTGGAATTTatggggtatattaaacagcataatacgGTAACAGTTCAAGTGTTAACATTCATTAGGAGCTAGAAATGTTTCAGGcgcttgtatttaaaaaaaatatatatgggaaaaaaaaggtgaatgtCTCCTGTTACTGcgaggcggccattttggggctTCGGCATTTTAACGCAGAATCTTTTGTGACTGCTCATCTGAGGCACTGAGACCaaagttcatttttaatgaacccAGGGAACAGGTCCTGCCATCTTGGTCAATTGGCTCGGACATTTTGTTCCCAAATTGAGACGCCCGAGAGAGGACAAAAGCCAGGCCGTGCTCTCTCTCATTCATTTAAGGCGGTGCAATTTGTGATTGTCTTTGGTCGTCGACGTGGCCTCCGATCGCCGATTGCGCGTCATGTGAAAAGAGGTTAGGTTAGTGCACGTCACCGCCTTTAAAAGTTCTGCTGCCGTCGCTTCTTGGCGTCCATGGCGTCCAGGATGGGCTGGCGTTTGGCCGTGTAGCGTTGACGCAGCTCCTCGATCTCCCGCTCCATCATGGGGTCCAGGGCGCTCAGGCGCATCTGAAGCTCCTCAAAGTCCAAATTCTTTAACTGcgacaaacaaaaatacattttaaaaaaatggctgacctGACTTTCCCAACATCTGCTGTTTGGAAACCGTTGCTACGGTAACATTAGCCTGCAATCATGGCTCATTGTACCTGTGCTAGGTTACTCACAAAGTCAAAATCTCCATCCTGGGGCACCTTCCAGTTGTCTGGGAAGATGTTCTTGGACTGGATGTGGTAGCCGGGCTGGTCCTGAGGCTGGTTCTGATTGTAGTTTTCCTgctggtgttgttgatgttgttgttgttgctgttgttgttgctgctgctgttgatgatgctgctgctgctgttgagCCACCTTGTTAGAGTCCTGCTTGTCAAAGTAGTCCATGAAGGACGGACGCAGCGGCTGCTGCGGCGTGCCGTGCCCTGCGGGGAGAGCCACCGCAAACTCTGGTCAAAGAGGAGCCCATTGGGAACGCGGCGGGGTCAATCACGTGAGTCGGCGGCGCTCACGCCTCACGGAGCCCCGctcctcctcgtcttcgtcctcgtcgtcgtcgctgTTGATGACCATGGTGCCCAGGTCCGATTCCAGCATGGTGTTGCCGTGCTCGATCATGGTCTGCGCCCCTTCGCTCATGGTGCCGCCGGCGCGCATGGTGCCCGCGCCCTCCGAGCCGGACTTGACCATGGTGTGGGAGTCCACCTCCGTTTCCTCGTCCTGGGGGACGCGGCAAAGACGGCGGCGGCTCGGGCAGTTGGCCGGGCAACGGGCGACGGGGGCGACGAAGGCGACGCGGCACCCACAGAGTTGTCGTCCTCTTCTTCCAGTTCCCTCTGCTGCTCCTGCTGCCTCTTGGCCTTCATCTCCATGGCCTCAGTGATCAGGTCCCTCAAGATGGACACCGGCTTAGCCTGGCTGATGAAAGGATGCTgccaaaagtgacaaaaatggGAAGGGGGGAGATTAAAAATCACTctcccttcctttcttctttttcaagTTCCAAACAACATTTCAAACCAACCTGCAAAAGCTGCGTGGCGGTGGCCCTCTGCTCCGGATTCTTCACCAAACACTTCTTGACGAACTCGG encodes the following:
- the stk3 gene encoding serine/threonine-protein kinase 3; translated protein: MEQSAPKSKLKKLSEDSLTKQPEEVFDVLEKLGEGSYGSVFKAIHKESGQVVAIKQVPVESDLQEIIKEISIMQQCDSPYVVKYYGSYFKNTDLWIVMEYCGAGSVSDIIRLRNKTLTEDEIATILKSTLKGLEYLHFMRKIHRDIKAGNILLNTEGHAKLADFGVAGQLTDTMAKRNTVIGTPFWMAPEVIQEIGYNCVADIWSLGITSIEMAEGKPPYADIHPMRAIFMIPTNPPPTFRKPELWSDDFTEFVKKCLVKNPEQRATATQLLQHPFISQAKPVSILRDLITEAMEMKAKRQQEQQRELEEEDDNSDEETEVDSHTMVKSGSEGAGTMRAGGTMSEGAQTMIEHGNTMLESDLGTMVINSDDDEDEDEEERGSVRRHGTPQQPLRPSFMDYFDKQDSNKVAQQQQQHHQQQQQQQQQQQQHQQHQQENYNQNQPQDQPGYHIQSKNIFPDNWKVPQDGDFDFLKNLDFEELQMRLSALDPMMEREIEELRQRYTAKRQPILDAMDAKKRRQQNF